Proteins from a genomic interval of Nematostella vectensis chromosome 12, jaNemVect1.1, whole genome shotgun sequence:
- the LOC5520263 gene encoding G-protein coupled receptor 12 — MNGSGVYNNSQTALGNVRFGFGILSLILAGPTIMGNALIITAIIKTTSLRTPGYILLSGLAISDFGVGINAFLVQGIARLSNNSWWSVAYSSAMVTFFVGGSLVTLLAVSGDRVLALTFHLRYVTMVTNIRAVLLLVFIWATAAVYPVLSSISASITVVIIITVNFALNCKIYLVVRRHQNLISIQGQAGDAISVMRRRKSSLNVIYIFAVFLGCTLPWVLCTIVEVYWIISNCSLQLLYLNSLFSPILYCYRIRDIRKAVLKLIKCKD, encoded by the coding sequence ATGAATGGCAGCGGTGTTTATAATAATTCTCAGACCGCCCTAGGAAATGTCAGGTTCGGATTCGGAATACTATCCTTGATTCTTGCCGGACCCACCATTATGGGCAACGCCCTTATCATCACCGCTATCATCAAGACCACCTCGCTAAGGACGCCGGGTTATATTCTACTAAGCGGATTAGCTATTTCCGATTTCGGTGTCGGAATTAACGCATTTCTGGTCCAGGGGATAGCTAGATTGTCAAATAACTCGTGGTGGTCCGTTGCTTATTCCAGCGCCATGGTGACCTTCTTTGTTGGCGGTTCCCTGGTTACCTTGCTAGCGGTCAGCGGTGACCGGGTATTGGCGCTGACTTTCCACTTGAGATACGTTACCATGGTTACCAACATTCGCGCCGTCCTGCTGCTTGTGTTCATATGGGCGACAGCAGCTGTCTACCCCGTCTTATCTTCGATATCTGCATCGATAACTGTGGTTATCATTATAACTGTGAACTTCGCTCTCAATTGTAAGATCTATTTGGTCGTAAGGCGGCACCAGAATTTGATTTCCATTCAAGGCCAAGCGGGCGACGCCATTTCAGTCATGCGCAGACGAAAATCCTCGCTAAATGTCATCTACATCTTTGCGGTATTCCTAGGCTGTACCTTGCCTTGGGTTCTGTGTACTATAGTCGAGGTGTATTGGATCATTTCTAACTGCTCACTCCAGCTACTCTACCTTAACTCTCTCTTTAGTCCAATTCTGTACTGTTATAGAATAAGAGATATCCGCAAAGCAGTTCTCAAGCTCATCAAGTGCAAGGATTAA